One genomic segment of Paenibacillus sp. FSL H8-0332 includes these proteins:
- a CDS encoding DeoR/GlpR family DNA-binding transcription regulator has translation MKAFERRDLVINELYRHRKVHVADLAQKFGVSEETIRRDLDRLDKEGIAKKNYGGAILNAHTNEDPSYSHRHQVNIEAKRMIAVRLLELINDGDSVMTDTSTTAFEGLRRIVDDKKNLTIITNSLAVLSEFQHSGQKLISTGGLLGPETSSFVGPTASQTILKYNVDVAIFSCKALSMTGGLCDSNEAETELKVLMQQQASKVVLLADHSKFDRIAFIRLFSFDKVDYIVTDQRPSEEWIEFLAKYQISLLYPADSQ, from the coding sequence ATGAAGGCTTTTGAACGGCGGGATCTGGTCATTAATGAGCTCTACAGGCATAGGAAGGTTCACGTTGCGGATCTGGCGCAGAAATTCGGTGTATCGGAAGAGACGATCCGGCGCGATCTCGACCGGCTGGACAAGGAGGGCATTGCCAAGAAGAATTACGGCGGGGCGATTCTGAACGCTCACACCAACGAGGACCCCTCCTACTCGCACAGGCATCAGGTCAACATTGAAGCGAAGCGGATGATTGCGGTAAGGCTGCTGGAGCTGATTAATGACGGGGACAGTGTGATGACGGACACCAGCACTACGGCTTTTGAAGGATTGCGGAGAATCGTGGACGACAAAAAAAATCTGACCATCATCACCAATTCCCTGGCGGTATTGTCAGAATTTCAGCATTCCGGGCAAAAGCTCATCTCCACGGGGGGCCTGCTTGGGCCGGAGACCAGCTCTTTCGTAGGGCCTACGGCCTCGCAGACCATTCTGAAATATAATGTGGATGTGGCGATTTTCAGCTGCAAGGCACTCTCCATGACCGGCGGACTCTGTGATTCCAACGAAGCGGAGACCGAGCTTAAGGTGCTGATGCAGCAGCAGGCGAGCAAGGTGGTCCTTCTGGCTGACCATTCCAAGTTCGACCGGATCGCCTTCATCCGGCTGTTCAGCTTCGACAAGGTCGATTATATCGTCACCGATCAGCGGCCGTCTGAGGAATGGATCGAGTTCCTTGCCAAATATCAGATTTCCCTGCTCTACCCTGCTGATTCACAATAA
- a CDS encoding L-fucose isomerase, with protein sequence MTAKYPKIGIRPTIDGRRRGVRESLEAQTMGMAQRVAAFLQENVRYPDGSPVECIVADSTIGGVKEAAAAAQKFAGAGVGVSITVTPCWCYGSETMDMDATIPHAVWGFNGTERPGAVYLAAVLSAYAQKGIPAFGIYGEDVQESSSEEIPADVQVKLLQFAKSALAAALMKGRSYLSMGSVSMGIAGSIVNEQFFQEYLGMRNEYIDMSEFVRRFEEGIYDPEEFARALAWVKDNCRVGADNNPQHLQLSEEVKEEQWETVVKMTLIARDLMTGNPQLAKLGFEEEASGHNALLGGFQGQRQWTDHFPNGDFMETVLNSSFDWNGRRAPYIVATENDSLNGVTMLFNYLLTNTAQIFADVRTFWSPAAVKRVTGYELEGAAAGGLLHLINSGSAALDGTGEQSIDGKPAIKPFWDITDEEAAACIAQTQFRPASQEYFRGGGFSTDYLTRGGMPVTMARLNLVKGLGPVLQLVEGYTVELPGEVHDTLDQRTDPTWPTTWFAPKLTGHGSFQSVYDVMNNWGANHGAISYGHIGADLITLASILRIPVSMHNVEETRIFRPRVWSLFGTENLESADYRACRNFGPLY encoded by the coding sequence GTGACAGCAAAATATCCGAAGATTGGAATCCGGCCGACGATTGACGGCAGAAGACGCGGGGTGCGCGAATCGCTGGAGGCGCAGACGATGGGCATGGCGCAGCGCGTGGCGGCATTTTTGCAGGAGAATGTAAGGTATCCTGATGGTTCACCTGTGGAATGTATCGTTGCCGATTCTACGATTGGCGGCGTGAAGGAGGCTGCGGCTGCGGCGCAGAAGTTCGCGGGTGCAGGTGTAGGCGTATCTATTACAGTTACCCCGTGCTGGTGTTATGGTTCGGAAACGATGGACATGGATGCAACAATTCCGCATGCGGTATGGGGATTCAATGGAACGGAGCGCCCCGGGGCGGTATATCTGGCGGCAGTTCTGTCTGCTTACGCGCAAAAAGGCATCCCGGCCTTCGGCATCTACGGAGAGGATGTCCAGGAATCCAGCAGCGAGGAAATCCCGGCGGATGTGCAGGTGAAGCTGCTGCAGTTCGCGAAGTCAGCGCTGGCGGCCGCTCTGATGAAGGGGAGATCCTATCTGTCGATGGGCTCCGTGTCTATGGGGATCGCCGGTTCCATCGTGAATGAGCAGTTCTTCCAGGAATATCTCGGCATGCGCAATGAATACATCGATATGTCTGAATTTGTACGCAGATTTGAGGAAGGGATCTATGATCCCGAGGAATTCGCGCGGGCGCTGGCCTGGGTGAAGGACAACTGCCGTGTGGGGGCGGATAATAACCCGCAGCATCTGCAGCTCAGTGAAGAGGTTAAGGAAGAGCAGTGGGAGACGGTTGTCAAAATGACGCTGATTGCCCGTGATCTCATGACCGGCAATCCGCAGCTTGCGAAGCTCGGCTTCGAGGAGGAAGCCAGCGGTCACAATGCCCTGCTGGGCGGCTTCCAGGGCCAGCGGCAATGGACCGACCATTTCCCGAACGGCGACTTCATGGAGACGGTTCTGAACTCCTCGTTCGACTGGAACGGCAGACGGGCGCCTTATATCGTTGCCACCGAGAATGACAGCCTCAACGGGGTGACAATGCTGTTCAATTATCTGCTGACGAATACGGCGCAGATTTTTGCCGATGTGCGCACCTTCTGGAGTCCCGCTGCCGTGAAACGCGTGACCGGCTATGAGCTGGAAGGCGCGGCGGCAGGCGGTCTGCTGCATCTGATTAATTCGGGCTCGGCAGCGCTGGACGGCACCGGCGAGCAGAGTATTGATGGCAAGCCGGCGATCAAGCCGTTCTGGGACATCACGGATGAAGAGGCGGCGGCCTGTATCGCGCAGACCCAGTTCCGTCCGGCTTCCCAGGAATATTTCCGCGGAGGCGGCTTCTCCACAGACTACCTGACACGAGGCGGCATGCCGGTCACTATGGCCCGGCTCAATCTGGTCAAGGGGCTGGGACCTGTACTCCAGCTGGTAGAGGGCTACACTGTTGAGCTGCCGGGAGAGGTTCATGACACGCTCGACCAGCGCACAGACCCTACCTGGCCGACAACTTGGTTCGCTCCGAAGCTGACCGGTCATGGCTCCTTCCAGTCTGTCTACGATGTGATGAACAATTGGGGTGCCAATCACGGGGCGATCAGCTACGGACATATTGGCGCAGATCTCATTACGCTGGCCTCGATCCTGCGGATTCCGGTCAGTATGCATAACGTGGAAGAAACGCGGATTTTCCGCCCGCGCGTCTGGTCGCTGTTCGGCACAGAGAATCTGGAGAGTGCCGATTACAGAGCCTGCCGCAACTTTGGCCCGCTCTACTAA
- a CDS encoding MBL fold metallo-hydrolase, producing MPLAGQALIEEIRSTEVPYGCLAVWFLGQASVIVKGAEVTVYIDPYVSPNPDRTFPPPVQPGEITNMEVCLITHDHSDHLDEEALPVLAGLNPQAQFMAPAVCLERLQELGIGKERLAAALPGQEAEPAAGLKVYPVAAAHEQLERDEQGHPKYVGYILELNGVTLYHAGDTVLFPELIEEVGSRKIDLALLPINGRDYYRGSRNIVGNMNYREAAEFAATSGFETVVPLHYDLFAGNAENPGYFVDHLYRHFPEQKFHMMARAERFVYVSAQAFKSER from the coding sequence ATGCCATTAGCAGGACAAGCACTGATCGAAGAAATCCGCAGCACCGAGGTGCCTTACGGCTGCCTGGCGGTCTGGTTCCTCGGACAAGCCAGCGTCATTGTCAAGGGGGCGGAGGTGACCGTCTATATTGATCCTTATGTATCGCCGAACCCGGACCGCACTTTCCCGCCGCCGGTCCAGCCCGGGGAGATTACGAATATGGAGGTCTGCCTGATTACCCACGACCATTCGGATCATCTGGATGAGGAGGCCCTCCCCGTGCTTGCCGGACTGAATCCGCAGGCGCAGTTCATGGCTCCGGCGGTCTGCCTGGAGCGTCTGCAGGAGCTGGGCATCGGCAAGGAGCGTCTGGCTGCTGCCCTGCCCGGTCAGGAGGCAGAGCCCGCAGCAGGGCTGAAGGTATATCCGGTGGCAGCGGCGCACGAACAGCTTGAACGCGATGAACAGGGTCATCCTAAGTACGTGGGCTACATTCTGGAGCTGAACGGGGTCACGCTGTATCATGCCGGGGACACCGTGCTGTTCCCTGAGCTCATTGAGGAGGTAGGCAGCCGGAAGATCGATCTGGCGCTGCTCCCGATTAATGGACGCGATTATTACCGGGGCAGCCGCAATATCGTCGGCAATATGAATTACCGGGAAGCGGCGGAGTTCGCGGCGACCTCTGGTTTTGAGACCGTGGTACCGCTGCATTATGACCTGTTCGCCGGCAACGCCGAGAATCCGGGCTATTTCGTGGATCACCTGTACCGCCACTTTCCGGAGCAGAAGTTCCATATGATGGCCAGAGCGGAAAGGTTCGTGTACGTGTCGGCGCAAGCTTTTAAAAGTGAACGTTAA